Proteins encoded together in one Sceloporus undulatus isolate JIND9_A2432 ecotype Alabama chromosome 4, SceUnd_v1.1, whole genome shotgun sequence window:
- the LOC121928661 gene encoding maestro heat-like repeat family member 5 isoform X2: MMEWTKLRQRLEEGASSSASPAVRGLCLKALRSDIFQPGEVKRLQDHLLVLIESVFSGWQQDVLRGLKDILATLHDLNGQGAGDLTLEFAVNTRSFFEDERPSVRASAFALFGQLVMGAKEAEKAFLKQEVLYSLLPVILHLRDQDSATAMMKNHRESTHIFISQALGYLHHPQAKIRRTAAQFIGHTLTGYSLELSKHLEQEDILHLRRVFQGMASHPDPSMVRFAKNYLGTLQKLSPKKRLSGAGEEPPAVPGKEDTSTVRGIQLHGTFDGPPATLPPDSPVRGGSPVVKRSRKMLLGAQSPRPERRPLP; the protein is encoded by the exons ATGATGGAATGGACCAAGCTCAGGCAGCGCCTGGAGGAaggggcctcctcctctgccagccCCGCCGTCAGAGGCCTCTGTCTGAAGGCCCTCAGGAGCGACATCTTCCAGCCAGGAGAG GTCAAGCGCCTGCAGGATCACCTCTTGGTCCTCATTGAGTCGGTCTTCAGTGGATGGCAGCAGGACGTCCTGCGGGGCCTGAAGGACATCCTGGCCACCCTCCATGATTTGAACGGCCAGGGGGCTGGGGACCTCACCCTGGAGTTCGCCGTGAACACCCGGTCCTTCTTCGAAGAC gaAAGACCCAGCGTCCGCGCCAGTGCCTTCGCTTTGTTCGGGCAGCTGGTGATGGGTGCCAAGGaagcagagaaggccttcttgaaGCAGGAGGTGCTTTACAGCCTCCTGCCGGTCATTCTGCACCTGCGGGACCAGGACAGCGCCACCGCCATG ATGAAGAACCACCGGGAGAGCACTCACATCTTCATCTCCCAGGCCTTGGGGTACCTCCACCACCCCCAGGCCAAAATCCGGCGCACGGCAGCACAGTTCATAG GCCACACACTGACCGGCTACAGCTTGGAGCTGTCGAAACACTTGGAGCAGGAGGACATCCTCCACCTGAGGAGAG TTTTCCAGGGAATGGCGTCGCACCCAGACCCAAGCATGGTGCGCTTTGCCAAAAATTACCTGGGGACCCTGCAAAAGCTGTCACCCAAGAAGAG GCTATCGGGCGCAGGAGAGGAGCCTCCAGCGGTCCCTGGCAAGGAGGACACCAGCACCGTTAGAG GGATCCAGCTCCATGGGACTTTTGACGGACCGCCAGCCACACTGCCGCCGGACTCCCCTGTGCGCGGAGGGTCACCGGTGGTGAAGCGAAGCCGCAAGATGCTTCTGGGCGCACAAAGCCCCCGGCCAGAGAGACGGCCCCTTCCTTAG
- the LOC121928659 gene encoding solute carrier family 2, facilitated glucose transporter member 11-like, translating to MILVGRFLFGVSAGLCMAIHPQYAGEVSPKRLRGFANASVGFFWSLGKSLGQILGLRELLGSEGCWPVLLAFVGVTAFVQLLALPFFPESPPYLLVQKQDEGTCLRAMQRLWGPGAHEEEMAALREEAAAAGKAGGAALGPWRMLKDPVLRPQMRILAAAVLTLQLCGINAVYFYTFEVFRAAGFGEALIPYLSLGIGLCELASALLCVLTIERIGRRALLWGGCGAMAAALGLLALTLSLQKEHRWASHGSLALLFLFVVFFGLGPNGATMSVMMEIFSHSLRPAAFVIGGCLNWAGLFVIGITFPFAVEALGPFCFLIFAVVLVGSGIFFFLFLPETKGKSVAEITEEFNAEATPRKPPLKWRLAAVFRKRFQEDPSVYSSF from the exons ATGATCCTGGTCGGCCGATTCCTCTTCGGAGTCAGTGCCG gCCTCTGCATGGCCATCCACCCCCAGTATGCAGGCGAAGTCTCCCCCAAAAGGCTCCGGGGATTTGCCAACGCCTCAGTAGGCTTCTTCTGGTCCCTGGGGAAATCCCTCGGCCAGATTTTGGGCCTCAG GGAGCTCCTGGGGTCGGAGGGCTGCTGGCCGGTCCTCCTGGCCTTCGTCGGGGTGACGGCCTTCGTCCAGCTGCTGGCCCTGCCCTTTTTCCCGGAGTCACCCCCGTATCTCTTGGTCCAGAAGCAGGATGAagggacctgcctgagag ccatGCAGCGTCTCTGGGGCCCCGGGGCCCATGAAGAGGAAATGGCCGCCCTCagggaggaagcagcagcagcgggaAAAGCCGGTGGGGCAGCGCTGGGCCCTTGGAGGATGCTGAAGGACCCTGTCCTGCGGCCACAGATGCGGATCCTGGCGGCCGCCGTCCTCACGCTGCAGCTCTGTGGCATCAACGCA GTCTATTTCTACACTTTTGAGGTCTTCCGTGCCGCAGGATTCGGGGAGGCCCTGATCCCCTACCTCTCCCTCGGCATTGGCCTCTGCGAACTCGCCTCGGCCCTCCTCTGC GTGCTGACCATTGAACGGATCGGCCGGAGGGCCCTGCTGTGGGGTGGCTGTGGGGCAATGGCCGCAGCCCTTGGCCTCCTGGCCCTGACCCTCTCCCTCCAG AAAGAGCATCGCTGGGCCTCCCATGGCAGCCtcgccctcctcttcctcttcgtGGTCTTCTTCGGATTGGGGCCCA ATGGAGCGACCATGTCAGTCATGATGGAGATCTTCAGCCATTCGTTAAGACCAGCAGCCTTCGTGATTGGCGGCTGCCTCAACTGGGCCGGCCTCTTTGTCATTGGAATAACCTTCCCATTCGCTGTG GAGGCCCTGGGTCCTTTCTGCTTCCTCATCTTCGCTGTTGTCCTGGTGGGATCTggaattttcttcttcctcttcctgccgGAGACGAAAGGCAAATCAGTGGCTGAAATCACGGAAGAGTTCAATGCGGAGGCAACACCAAGGAAGCCTCCTCTGAAATGGAGGCTGGCCGCCGTTTTCAGGAAGCGCTTCCAGGAGGATCCTTCTGTCTACTCCAGTTTCTGA
- the LOC121929191 gene encoding maestro heat-like repeat-containing protein family member 1: MFPQLSSDFGRLGHSAAILLALAKDPAETICTSAVQAVSCLYKILFSQKEPTKSKQKRLRWAVRRSPRQSKEKACPSAPSLVQESIWHMAKGPEDQLFSTQLTSLLLAVLDNLRGSNTETLRASEEVLHAVLQNHARKVEQVKEVVAAIYTCLQAHPASFWVRKVLLKALGYLLPFHLEEVVCSCLSFSIPVNRQARQLWTAMASGPQVAMQVLQILLKSLQVKDPQESNEDILAVSLAAMNVIYECFGIPDYRPALMEMQAQLFIPMLSQVCCVRRLALPKDLQARQEDIMKQDPKALTFRSTSVEIIKGLFSLGKDWAVYARIEFQAGWTVLDTPGKFLQGTRLLARAMMECDSPQIRGVFSEAVSILNNEEDEMKKVTALALMVEASAVVGMDSLLDKGQDL, translated from the exons ATGTTTCCTCAGCTCTCTTCGGACTTTGGCCGGCTGGGCCACTCGGCTGCCATTCTGCTTGCTCTGGCCAAGGATCCGGCGGAGACCATCTGCACCTCTGCGGTCCAGGCGGTCAGCTGCCTCTACAAGATCCTCTTCAGCCAGAAGG AGCCAACGAAGAGCAAGCAGAAGCGGCTGAGGTGGGCTGTCAGGAGGAGCCCCCGGCAGTCCAAGGAGAAGGCGTGCCCCTCGGCCCCGTCGCTGGTGCAAGAGAGCATCTGGCACATGGCCAAG GGCCCAGAGGACCAGCTGTTCTCCACGCAGCTGACCAGTCTCCTGCTCGCTGTTCTGGACAACCTTCGAGGATCCAACACAGAGACTCTGAGGGCCTCAGAGGAGGTCCTCCATGCTGTCCTCCAGAACCATGCCAGGAAGGTCGAACAG GTGAAGGAGGTGGTGGCCGCCATCTACACTTGTCTCCAGGCCCATCCAGCCTCCTTCTGGGTCCGGAAGGTGCTGCTGAAGGCCTTGGGATACCTGCTGCCCTTCCACTTAGAGGAGGTGGTGTGCAGCTGCCTCTCCTTCTCCATACCTGTCAACAG GCAGGCCAGGCAGCTCTGGACGGCGATGGCGTCAGGTCCACAGGTGGCCATGCAAGTCTTGCAGATCTTGCTGAAGAGCCTCCAGGTCAAGGACCCCCAGGAGAGCAATGAGGACATCCTCGCCGTGTCCCTTGCG gccatGAATGTCATCTATGAATGCTTTGGGATCCCCGATTACCGTCCAGCCCTGATGGAAATGCAGGCCCAGCTCTTCATCCCGATGCTGAGCCAGGTCTGCTGTGTGAGACGGCTGGCCTTGCCCAAGGACTTGCAAGCCAGGCAGGAGGACATCATGAAGCAGGACCCCAAAGCGCTCACTTTCCGGAG CACATCGGTGGAGATCATCAAGGGCCTCTTCTCACTGGGCAAGGACTGGGCCGTCTATGCCCGCATCGAGTTCCAGGCTGGCTGGACGGTGCTGGACACCCCAGGGAAGTTCCTGCAGGGCACCCGCCTGCTGGCAAG GGCCATGATGGAGTGCGACAGCCCCCAGATCCGGGGGGTCTTCTCCGAGGCCGTGTCCATCCTCAACAATGAGGAGGATGAGATGAAGAAGGTGACAGCTCTGGCCCTCATGGTCGAG GCTTCGGCCGTGGTTGGCATGGACTCCCTCCTGGACAAAGGCCAGGACCTGTAG
- the LOC121929192 gene encoding epiplakin-like has product MKYRYGILSIEEMIVTLAPLLTQKDPSPGKVAEEGSSPASGWTHAQDGGAPRLPQDGDLENALRLVSIEVPAGEFQGSRRSAWELLFSKYVTVEKRQELLEKYWSRLLSTSELVQIITSLIEEMEEKSNQLKFTGLRRQVTASELFSSQIIDQETLSELTQGTKTVEEITKMDSVKRYLEGTSCIAGVLVPSRSDPSKTEKMTIYQAMWKSLLRPGTALVLLEAQAATGFITDPVNNRKLSVEEAVSAGLVGAELREKLLSAERAVTGYRDPYTGSKISLFQAMKKGLIVKDHGIRLLEAQIATGGIIDPIHSHRLPVEVAYKRGYFDEEMNRVLSDPTDDTKGFFDPNTHENLTYMQLLLRCFPDPETDLLMLHVMDKGSFSFHLTENTRRSLQVSKTRVGLDLFQGQEVSLWDLLFSRYILPQKRQELLRQYKTGTVTLEDLTQILTTTVTETEEKRAKPTGPQEAPSAPDVPSPKDGTDPGHVIRDWQRALQSTTIHMPAGEHQGQPVIVWDLLLSNYITEEKRTELLDLYQGGLLPIDQLLSILTALIKKEEATSRKFNVKVWGPDQEMATREGASGMSFPGDQNWESALRSQFVQVDLGGFEGQKFSLWELLFSGHVSEFRREELLSQFQNGSLTLEELTNILGGLLTEAKSREGKHPTTPDVSRHDDDDDDDGDDDDVLDKEEREEDDDDTVELGEKEKALKSRYS; this is encoded by the coding sequence ATGAAGTACCGTTACGGGATCCTGAGCATTGAGGAGATGATTGTCACACTGGCGCCCCTGCTAACACAGAAGgatcccagtcctgggaaagtAGCAGAAGAGGGCAGCAGTCCGGCCAGTGGCTGGACTCATGCCCAGGATGGTGGAGCTCCACGTTTGCCACAGGACGGTGACCTCGAAAACGCCCTACGTCTGGTGAGCATAGAAGTGCCTGCGGGCGAGTTCCAAGGGAGCAGGCGCTCCGCATGGGAGCTCCTCTTCTCCAAATATGTGACCGTGGAGAAACGGCAGGAGCTTCTGGAGAAATACTGGTCGCGATTGCTGAGCACCAGCGAGCTTGTGCAAATAATCACCAGCCTGATTgaggagatggaggagaagaGCAACCAGCTGAAGTTCACTGGACTGCGGAGGCAGGTGACCGCCTCAGAGCTCTTCAGCTCCCAGATCATTGACCAAGAGACCCTCTCAGAACTCACCCAGGGCACCAAGACTGTGGAGGAGATCACCAAAATGGACTCGGTCAAGCGATACCTGGAAGGCACGAGCTGCATTGCTGGTGTGCTGGTCCCATCCAGGTCTGACCCCTCCAAGACGGAGAAGATGACCATCTACCAGGCCATGTGGAAGAGCCTCCTGAGGCCAGGCACGGCCCTGGTGCTGTTGGAGGCTCAGGCTGCCACCGGGTTCATCACTGACCCTGTGAATAACAGGAAACTCTCTGTCGAGGAAGCCGTCTCCGCCGGGCTGGTGGGGGCAGAGCTTCGGGAGAAGCTTCTCTCCGCAGAGAGGGCCGTGACCGGCTACCGGGACCCCTACACAGGAAGCAAGAtctcccttttccaggccatgaagAAAGGCCTCATCGTCAAGGACCATGGCATCCGCCTGCTGGAGGCCCAAATTGCCACGGGGGGCATCATTGACCCCATCCACAGCCACCGCCTCCCCGTGGAGGTTGCATACAAGCGGGGCTACTTTGATGAGGAAATGAACCGGGTCCTTTCGGACCCCACAGACGACACCAAAGGCTTCTTTGACCCCAACACTCACGAAAACCTGACCTACATGCAGCTCCTGCTGCGATGCTTTCCCGATCCTGAGACGGACCTCTTGATGCTGCATGTGATGGACAAGGGTTCCTTCTCCTTCCATCTCACCGAGAACACGAGGAGGTCCTTGCAAGTTTCCAAGACCAGGGTGGGCTTGGACCTTTTCCAGGGTCAAGAGGTCTCCCTGTGGGATCTCCTCTTCTCCAGATACATCCTTCCACAGAAGAGGCAGGAGCTATTACGCCAATACAAAACTGGCACCGTAACCTTGGAAGACCTGACCCAAATCCTCACTACCACCGTCACTGAGACAGAGGAAAAGCGTGCCAAGCCAACCGGGCCCCAGGAAGCTCCAAGTGCACCAGACGTACCATCACCGAAAGATGGCACAGACCCTGGACATGTCATAAGGGACTGGCAGAGGGCCTTGCAATCCACCACCATCCATATGCCGGCCGGAGAGCACCAGGGACAGCCGGTCATTGTGTGGGACCTGCTCCTCTCCAACTACATCACTGAAGAAAAGAGGACAGAATTACTGGATCTGTACCAAGGAGGGTTGCTACCTATAGACCAGCTGCTAAGCATCCTTACCGCCCTCATCAAGAAGGAAGAAGCTACAAGTAGGAAATTTAATGTAAAAGTATGGGGTCCAGACCAAGAGATGGCAACGAGAGAGGGAGCGTCTGGAATGTCCTTCCCCGGAGATCAAAATTGGGAAAGTGCTTTGCGGTCTCAGTTTGTACAAGTTGATCTTGGTGGATTTGAGGGTCAAAAATTCTCCCTTTGGGAGCTCCTCTTCTCTGGACACGTCTCCGAATTCAGACGGGAAGAGCTTCTGAGTCAGTTCCAAAATGGCAGCCTGACTCTGGAGGAGCTCACCAACATCCTCGGTGGTCTCCTTACAGAGGCCAAAAGCAGAGAAGGAAAGCATCCCACGACGCCTGATGTGTCtagacatgatgatgatgatgatgatgatggtgatgatgatgatgtacttgacaaagaagaaagggaggaagatgatgatgatactgtggagctgggagaaaaggagaaggccTTGAAGTCCAGGTATAGTTAA
- the LOC121929190 gene encoding maestro heat-like repeat family member 5, which yields MAEGGWAGSGPFLGSPPTLGFYDSKFFPTQKGHFISHFCSRICSTFKKEKPWRRNRIQVQPGGADPPCPDVQETFLHESELEMCLSDLEKEQMKEAEAKLLHLATTDVSRVLLSIWRFRQSRHKISPQHRLKMNEVLQAVIASAGSINIEAADLTIKMAAEDALSITDLRDVYQDAAGNILVALWDHFPAEVLTRLLESFQNRLLPYHSILHILGKLANKAFAESNVAKINIWEQKLEEYVYRLLTNVSEKIYLEEVSREIMKEEPERKSWDLEKLFLYQYYGFILRATDDSHLVQEHLRSILALSRRGPLEAKGIASALGLAASRHLKEVLDSLDRFLANASMQEKGLAHGSQGPPWDTLLLCFGRVALDIKAEVLPRANMIASQMAMLCTANPQDMDLKKTFLVAVLMLLEAIEATGKAKHLRLTMKTQLVECLTMVIEGEPTQKLANTVRQDAMHIVAQLSKLKPPLEQSRKSRLLCAAFQSVFALPPLDTLEDISAKALFCQTMGTLEGMLQGLITEDPYSCDLAHMMETMEPWVTSSSIHIRERAVGMATALMKYVASHLNLHHFAIFSMK from the exons atggcagaagggggttgggctggatcagggcccttcttggggtctcctccaactctaggattctatgattctaagttcttTCCGACCCAGAAGGGCCATTTCATTTCACACTTTTGTTCCAGGATCTGCTCaaccttcaaaaaagaaaaaccttggcGGAGGAACCGTATCCAGGTGCAACCGGGAGGAGCAGACCCTCCTTGCCCAGATGTTCAGGAGACATTCCTGCATGAAtccg AGTTGGAGATGTGTCTCTCTGACCTGGAGAAGGAACAGATGAAGGAGGCGGAAGCCAAATTGTTGCATTTGGCCACAACGGACGTCTCCAGGGTCCTCCTCTCCATATGGAGGTTTCGCCAGAGCAGGCACAAG ATCTCCCCACAGCATCGCCTGAAGATGAATGAGGTGCTCCAGGCGGTCATCGCATCAGCCGGCAGCATTAACATCGAAGCGGCTGACCTCACGATCAAAATGGCCGCTGAAGACGCACTGAGCATCACA GACCTTCGGGACGTCTACCAGGACGCCGCAGGCAACATCCTTGTGGCCCTCTGGGATCACTTTCCAGCAGAAGTGCTGACCAGACTCCTGGAGAGCTTCCAGAACCGCCTGCTCCCATACCACAGCATCCTCCACATCCTGGGGAAACTGGCAAACAAAG CCTTTGCCGAGAGCAATGTGGCAAAGATTAATATCTGGGAGCAAAAGCTGGAGGAG TATGTGTATCGGCTACTAACAAATGTGAGTGAGAAGATCTACCTCGAAGAGGTTAGCCGAGAGATAATGAAAGAGGAGCCGGAGCGCAAAAGCTGGGACCTCGAGAAG CTCTTCCTCTACCAGTACTATGGCTTCATCCTCCGCGCCACGGATGACTCTCACCTGGTCCAAGAGCATCTCCGCAGCATCCTGGCCTTGTCTCGCAGGGGGCCTTTGGAAGCCAAG GGGATCGCCTCTGCTCTGGGCCTGGCTGCCTCTCGGCACCTGAAGGAGGTTCTGGACAGCTTGGATCGCTTCCTTGCAAATGCCTCCATGCAAGAAAAAGGGTTGGCACACGGGAGCCAG GGTCCGCCGTGGGACACCCTCCTCCTGTGCTTTGGACGAGTGGCCCTGGATATCAAGGCAGAGGTGCTCCCCAGAGCAAACATGATTGCATCCCAAATGGCCATGCTATGCACAGCCAACCCACAG GACATGGACCTGAAGAAGACCTTCCTGGTGGCAGTCCTGATGCTCTTGGAGGCCATTGAAGCCACAGGCAAAGCAAAACACCTTCGCCTGACCATGAAGACGCAGCTGGTGGAGTGCCTGACT ATGGTGATAGAGGGAGAGCCCACCCAGAAGCTGGCCAACACGGTGCGCCAGGACGCCATGCACATCGTGGCACAGCTCAG CAAGCTGAAGCCTCCTCTGGAGCAAAGCAGGAAGTCCCGCCTCCTCTGCGCTGCCTTCCAGAGTGTCTTTGCCCTGCCACCGCTGGACACCCTAGAAGACATCAGCGCCAAA GCCCTGTTCTGCCAGACCATGGGCACCCTTGAAGGGATGCTCCAGGGGCTAATCACGGAGGATCCGTACAGCTGTGACCTGGCGCACATGATGGAG
- the LOC121928661 gene encoding maestro heat-like repeat family member 5 isoform X1: MMEWTKLRQRLEEGASSSASPAVRGLCLKALRSDIFQPGEVKRLQDHLLVLIESVFSGWQQDVLRGLKDILATLHDLNGQGAGDLTLEFAVNTRSFFEDERPSVRASAFALFGQLVMGAKEAEKAFLKQEVLYSLLPVILHLRDQDSATAMSCKLALLHCGHFLRWPDLHLMFHSLAWKDLLGCLADAWSHLMKNHRESTHIFISQALGYLHHPQAKIRRTAAQFIGHTLTGYSLELSKHLEQEDILHLRRVFQGMASHPDPSMVRFAKNYLGTLQKLSPKKRLSGAGEEPPAVPGKEDTSTVRGIQLHGTFDGPPATLPPDSPVRGGSPVVKRSRKMLLGAQSPRPERRPLP, translated from the exons ATGATGGAATGGACCAAGCTCAGGCAGCGCCTGGAGGAaggggcctcctcctctgccagccCCGCCGTCAGAGGCCTCTGTCTGAAGGCCCTCAGGAGCGACATCTTCCAGCCAGGAGAG GTCAAGCGCCTGCAGGATCACCTCTTGGTCCTCATTGAGTCGGTCTTCAGTGGATGGCAGCAGGACGTCCTGCGGGGCCTGAAGGACATCCTGGCCACCCTCCATGATTTGAACGGCCAGGGGGCTGGGGACCTCACCCTGGAGTTCGCCGTGAACACCCGGTCCTTCTTCGAAGAC gaAAGACCCAGCGTCCGCGCCAGTGCCTTCGCTTTGTTCGGGCAGCTGGTGATGGGTGCCAAGGaagcagagaaggccttcttgaaGCAGGAGGTGCTTTACAGCCTCCTGCCGGTCATTCTGCACCTGCGGGACCAGGACAGCGCCACCGCCATG AGCTGCAAACTGGCCCTGCTGCACTGCGGCCACTTCCTGAGGTGGCCAGATCTGCACCTGATGTTCCACAGCCTCGCCTGGAAAGACCTCCTGGGCTGCCTAGCTGACGCCTGGAGCCACCTG ATGAAGAACCACCGGGAGAGCACTCACATCTTCATCTCCCAGGCCTTGGGGTACCTCCACCACCCCCAGGCCAAAATCCGGCGCACGGCAGCACAGTTCATAG GCCACACACTGACCGGCTACAGCTTGGAGCTGTCGAAACACTTGGAGCAGGAGGACATCCTCCACCTGAGGAGAG TTTTCCAGGGAATGGCGTCGCACCCAGACCCAAGCATGGTGCGCTTTGCCAAAAATTACCTGGGGACCCTGCAAAAGCTGTCACCCAAGAAGAG GCTATCGGGCGCAGGAGAGGAGCCTCCAGCGGTCCCTGGCAAGGAGGACACCAGCACCGTTAGAG GGATCCAGCTCCATGGGACTTTTGACGGACCGCCAGCCACACTGCCGCCGGACTCCCCTGTGCGCGGAGGGTCACCGGTGGTGAAGCGAAGCCGCAAGATGCTTCTGGGCGCACAAAGCCCCCGGCCAGAGAGACGGCCCCTTCCTTAG